The following are encoded in a window of Pseudomonas sp. JQ170C genomic DNA:
- a CDS encoding phosphoribosyl-ATP diphosphatase — protein sequence MSDTLTRLAEVLESRKGAEPDSSYVASLYHKGLNKILEKLGEESIETIIAAKDAAHSGDYSDVIYETADLWFHSLVMLAALGQHPQAVLDELDRRFGLSGHAEKAARQPSA from the coding sequence ATGAGCGACACCCTGACCCGCCTGGCTGAAGTACTGGAGTCGCGCAAAGGCGCCGAACCCGACAGTTCCTACGTCGCCAGCCTGTATCACAAGGGCCTGAACAAGATTCTGGAAAAGCTCGGCGAAGAGTCGATCGAGACCATCATTGCTGCCAAGGATGCCGCCCACAGCGGAGATTACAGCGATGTCATCTACGAGACCGCCGATCTGTGGTTCCATAGCCTGGTCATGCTCGCCGCACTGGGCCAGCACCCGCAGGCGGTGCTGGACGAGCTGGACCGCCGCTTTGGCCTGTCCGGGCACGCCGAAAAGGCCGCGCGCCAGCCTTCGGCCTAA
- the hisI gene encoding phosphoribosyl-AMP cyclohydrolase → MKDWLDEINWNSDGLVPAIAQDHKTGRVLMMAWMNREALSLTATEQRAIYWSRSRGKLWRKGEESGHVQKLHEMRLDCDADVIILMVEQLGHIACHTGRESCFYRVYENGEWKTVDPVLKDPHAIYSAGH, encoded by the coding sequence ATGAAAGACTGGCTGGACGAGATCAACTGGAACAGCGATGGCCTGGTACCGGCCATTGCCCAGGACCACAAGACCGGGCGCGTGTTGATGATGGCCTGGATGAACCGCGAAGCATTGAGCCTGACCGCCACCGAGCAGCGAGCCATCTACTGGTCGCGCTCCCGTGGCAAACTGTGGCGCAAGGGTGAAGAGTCCGGCCATGTGCAAAAACTGCACGAAATGCGCCTGGACTGCGACGCCGACGTGATCATCCTGATGGTCGAGCAACTGGGGCATATCGCCTGCCATACCGGTCGCGAAAGCTGCTTCTACCGCGTCTATGAAAACGGTGAGTGGAAGACCGTCGACCCGGTCCTCAAGGATCCCCATGCCATCTACAGCGCAGGACACTGA